One uncultured Methanobrevibacter sp. genomic window carries:
- a CDS encoding helix-turn-helix domain-containing protein, producing MTYFDFELTHCPVELSLDIINRKWVLQIICDMFFGKTRFSEFQKERPEMSNKALSRSLKFMEEQELIKKDADEYFLTDKGKSLNKIIYDLVEFTLNNNKDLYDEKTIIKAKEGFKKQLLE from the coding sequence ATGACATATTTTGATTTTGAACTTACTCACTGTCCCGTTGAATTGTCCCTCGATATAATCAATAGAAAATGGGTTTTGCAAATTATTTGCGACATGTTCTTTGGAAAAACCAGATTTAGCGAATTTCAAAAGGAAAGACCTGAAATGTCAAACAAGGCATTGTCCAGAAGTTTGAAATTCATGGAAGAACAGGAATTAATTAAAAAAGATGCTGATGAATATTTCTTAACAGACAAAGGCAAATCATTGAATAAAATCATTTATGATTTAGTTGAATTTACTTTAAACAATAATAAAGACTTATACGATGAAAAAACAATAATAAAAGCAAAAGAAGGATTTAAAAAACAATTATTAGAATAA
- a CDS encoding cyclophilin-like fold protein: protein MLDKKIVLVLIFIVAILSISAVNASENRDNSTDVVVNNESIADSMPIFNESNAVSNGSAQTEVTKSNLTEPKSISLSVSKLSTTYGSGKYFKVKVIDSKAKKPVANVKLILKVYSGKKYKKITAATDSNGIAKYYASNLGIGNHKVTINVKDSKKFSSKMKYSSIKISMAKLKISAPKITAYYKESKKYNIAIKNRESKKPMKNIKVMIKVFTGKKYKKYSLKTDKKGIVGFNMKSLSKGKHNVVINIKSNSKVKSAVLKTYIKTIVRSNIIKLKVNSHVLNVKLEDNSAAKALMDKLKMGDVTIHAEDYGGFEKVGDLGFSLPRSDKYITTSVGDIVLYDGNEISLFYNSNSWSYTKLGKVQNIKDLKKILGNGDVKLVLSLK, encoded by the coding sequence ATGTTGGATAAAAAAATTGTTTTGGTGCTGATTTTCATTGTAGCAATATTGAGTATTTCTGCAGTCAATGCATCTGAAAACAGGGATAATTCAACTGATGTTGTTGTCAATAATGAATCAATAGCAGACAGTATGCCAATATTCAATGAGTCTAATGCTGTTTCAAATGGAAGCGCCCAAACAGAAGTGACTAAAAGTAATTTAACTGAACCTAAATCGATTTCACTGTCTGTTTCAAAATTATCAACAACATACGGATCAGGCAAATATTTCAAGGTAAAAGTGATTGACAGCAAAGCTAAAAAACCTGTAGCAAATGTTAAACTTATTTTAAAAGTATATTCTGGTAAAAAATATAAAAAAATCACTGCAGCAACTGATTCTAATGGAATTGCAAAATATTATGCATCTAATTTAGGCATTGGCAATCATAAAGTGACAATAAATGTCAAAGATTCTAAAAAGTTTTCATCAAAGATGAAATATAGTTCGATTAAAATCTCAATGGCTAAACTAAAAATTTCAGCTCCAAAAATCACAGCTTATTATAAGGAATCTAAAAAGTACAATATTGCTATTAAAAACAGGGAATCCAAAAAACCGATGAAGAATATTAAAGTAATGATAAAGGTTTTCACAGGCAAAAAATATAAGAAATACTCTTTGAAAACGGATAAAAAAGGGATTGTGGGTTTCAACATGAAATCATTGTCTAAAGGCAAACACAATGTTGTTATTAATATTAAATCAAACTCTAAGGTTAAATCGGCTGTTTTAAAAACATATATTAAGACTATTGTTCGTTCAAATATAATAAAGCTTAAAGTCAATAGTCATGTTTTAAATGTGAAACTGGAAGATAATTCCGCAGCAAAAGCACTTATGGACAAATTAAAAATGGGTGATGTTACCATTCATGCTGAGGATTACGGAGGCTTTGAAAAAGTTGGGGATTTGGGCTTTTCACTTCCGAGAAGCGATAAATACATTACCACTTCAGTAGGGGACATTGTACTTTATGACGGTAATGAGATATCACTATTCTATAATTCAAATTCATGGTCTTATACAAAACTGGGTAAAGTACAGAATATTAAAGATTTGAAGAAGATTTTGGGAAATGGTGATGTAAAATTGGTTTTAAGTTTAAAATAA
- a CDS encoding aldo/keto reductase, which translates to MTLKDNLPKIALGAWAWGNDGTFGNEHKIEDLKPIYDKSMELGLNLWDTAYVYGMGKSEEVLGEFLKTSNREDFVISTKFTPQLAEMFEANEVTSMYENSAKILGVEDIDIFWIHNPVGAPEWTKKLVETAKEHDIKMIGVSNHNLAEIEEANEILKEAGLKLGAVQNHYSLLNRSSEDSGILEYCKENDIIFFSYMVLEQGALSGKYDTAHPFPEGSDRANAYGGSLAEIEELNKAIAEIAENHNAKVAQLPIAWAIAKGTLPIIGATKVHHVEDAADAVNIELSDDEIKTMEELADKANVNTIRIWEKEMK; encoded by the coding sequence ATGACATTAAAAGATAATCTTCCAAAAATTGCCCTTGGTGCTTGGGCATGGGGTAATGATGGAACTTTTGGAAACGAACATAAAATCGAAGACTTAAAGCCAATCTATGATAAATCAATGGAATTGGGATTAAACCTTTGGGATACTGCATATGTCTATGGAATGGGAAAATCTGAAGAGGTTTTAGGTGAATTCTTAAAAACTTCCAATCGTGAAGATTTTGTAATTTCAACCAAATTCACACCTCAGCTTGCCGAAATGTTTGAGGCAAATGAGGTAACATCAATGTATGAAAACAGCGCAAAAATATTGGGCGTTGAAGACATTGACATTTTCTGGATTCACAATCCTGTCGGAGCGCCTGAATGGACTAAAAAGTTGGTTGAAACCGCAAAAGAGCATGACATTAAAATGATTGGTGTTTCAAACCATAATCTTGCAGAAATCGAAGAGGCAAATGAGATTTTAAAAGAGGCGGGCTTAAAGCTTGGAGCTGTTCAAAACCATTACAGCCTACTCAACCGTTCATCTGAAGATTCAGGAATCCTTGAGTACTGTAAAGAGAATGACATAATCTTTTTCTCATACATGGTTTTAGAACAGGGCGCATTGTCCGGCAAATATGATACTGCTCATCCTTTCCCTGAAGGATCAGACAGAGCAAATGCATATGGTGGAAGTTTGGCAGAAATTGAGGAATTGAATAAAGCTATTGCAGAAATTGCAGAAAATCACAATGCAAAAGTTGCACAATTGCCGATTGCATGGGCAATAGCTAAAGGAACACTTCCAATTATTGGAGCAACAAAGGTTCACCATGTTGAAGATGCAGCTGATGCAGTAAACATTGAATTAAGTGATGATGAAATTAAAACAATGGAAGAACTGGCAGATAAGGCCAATGTCAATACAATAAGAATTTGGGAAAAGGAAATGAAATAA
- a CDS encoding cyclophilin-like fold protein, with translation MSFIKKICFIVVFSLIACTAVSGDDSMDDLVKVKINDDVFDVKLENNSATQELIKELKKGNVTVNASEYGGFEKVGDLGFSLPTSDENIGTAPGDIVLYQGDKISLFYGSHSWSYTKLGKIDDVDSNKLKEVLGSGNVTLEFSLK, from the coding sequence ATGTCTTTCATTAAAAAAATTTGTTTTATAGTCGTATTTAGTTTAATTGCTTGCACTGCGGTTAGCGGAGATGATAGTATGGATGATTTAGTTAAAGTCAAAATCAATGATGATGTATTTGATGTTAAATTGGAAAATAATTCCGCCACACAGGAATTGATTAAGGAATTGAAAAAAGGAAATGTCACTGTTAATGCATCTGAGTATGGAGGTTTTGAAAAAGTTGGGGATTTGGGCTTTTCACTTCCGACAAGTGATGAAAATATTGGTACTGCTCCTGGAGATATTGTATTGTATCAGGGAGACAAAATATCCTTGTTTTACGGTTCCCATTCCTGGAGCTATACAAAACTTGGTAAAATAGATGATGTTGACTCCAATAAACTAAAGGAAGTTCTGGGGTCAGGCAATGTAACATTGGAGTTTAGTTTAAAGTAA
- a CDS encoding helix-turn-helix domain-containing protein, with product MALEEKLYANQFERNIVGSAIKSISNKWTFYILKDLFLGKKRFSQFLENRPNLDNKSLARCLKSMENNNLIQKKINNHETEYFLTSKGMKLNKVLYELIIFALDTHDGDFYTDDEIMFIKEIYVDILDL from the coding sequence ATGGCACTTGAAGAGAAATTGTATGCAAATCAATTTGAAAGAAATATTGTGGGCAGTGCAATTAAATCCATAAGCAATAAATGGACATTTTACATTTTAAAGGATTTGTTTTTGGGAAAAAAGCGTTTTTCACAATTTCTAGAAAATCGTCCAAATCTAGACAATAAATCTCTTGCAAGATGCCTTAAATCAATGGAAAACAACAATCTAATTCAAAAAAAGATTAATAATCATGAAACAGAATATTTTTTAACTTCAAAAGGAATGAAACTAAATAAGGTATTATATGAATTGATTATTTTTGCTTTGGATACTCACGATGGAGATTTCTACACGGATGATGAAATCATGTTCATAAAAGAAATTTATGTTGATATTCTTGACTTATGA
- a CDS encoding MFS transporter: MNERANENSWIPLIVVACASFIIVLDSFFMNVSISRIVVDLNTDVSTIQMIVSFCTLITAALILLSTKLQDIVGKKKLFLIGATLFGIGIFAAVISSSVIMFFVGWSAIKGIAAALMLPAIVSIISGTYSGKKRTIALATLGIVAGLADTLAPLLGGIITTFFSWRYTFAFELIFILFILVMQNKIPDFKPTESKNDLDIIGAIISSIGLFLLVLGILTLTKEVTTSIIEIILGLIVLAIFIWYELKRKRSGKVPLLDIDLFRDKNLRVGTSIKLLYNIIITGTFFVMVLFFQSVLQLNPFDTGLASLPFVLALLIFSLTAPKLIGKLNHKTLMAIGCIISIVGCLILSYQFKLNVTMLDLIPGQFLLGTGLGFMMALAADVALFDVPAESQNNASGIITTGETLGSSMGTAIIGIILILGVMGGISTAVDTYAPDYSGNEQFHQEIYDYFQKLDTIEGQDSVVVNTADIIIQNAMASVMYALAAVLVVILIITLRIKDKNIKKQ; this comes from the coding sequence ATGAATGAAAGGGCTAACGAAAATTCTTGGATTCCCTTAATAGTTGTGGCTTGTGCTTCATTTATTATAGTATTGGACTCTTTTTTCATGAATGTTAGCATTTCTCGAATTGTTGTTGATTTGAATACTGATGTTAGTACTATTCAAATGATTGTGTCGTTTTGTACTCTTATTACTGCTGCATTGATACTTCTCAGTACCAAACTTCAGGACATAGTAGGTAAAAAGAAACTGTTTTTAATTGGCGCTACACTTTTTGGTATCGGCATATTTGCTGCGGTAATAAGTTCAAGTGTTATAATGTTTTTTGTCGGATGGTCAGCGATTAAAGGTATTGCTGCGGCATTAATGCTGCCTGCCATAGTTTCAATAATAAGCGGAACATATTCCGGTAAAAAACGTACAATTGCTTTGGCAACTTTAGGGATAGTGGCAGGACTTGCAGATACTTTAGCTCCACTCCTTGGTGGAATCATTACAACTTTTTTCAGTTGGAGATACACTTTTGCATTCGAATTAATATTCATTTTATTTATTTTAGTAATGCAAAATAAAATACCTGATTTCAAACCTACTGAATCTAAAAACGATCTTGATATTATTGGTGCTATAATTTCCAGTATAGGTCTTTTTTTGCTTGTGCTCGGTATTTTGACTCTGACTAAGGAGGTCACTACCAGCATAATTGAGATAATTTTGGGATTAATAGTCTTGGCAATCTTTATATGGTATGAACTCAAAAGAAAAAGGTCAGGCAAGGTGCCATTGCTTGATATTGATTTATTTAGAGACAAAAATTTGCGTGTGGGTACATCTATTAAGTTATTATATAATATTATAATAACTGGAACATTTTTTGTAATGGTTCTGTTTTTCCAAAGTGTATTGCAGTTAAATCCATTCGATACGGGTTTGGCTTCACTTCCGTTTGTTCTGGCTTTGCTTATTTTTTCATTGACAGCACCAAAACTAATTGGAAAACTGAATCATAAGACACTCATGGCAATAGGATGTATAATATCTATTGTCGGATGTCTGATTTTAAGTTATCAATTTAAATTAAATGTAACCATGCTGGATTTAATTCCAGGACAGTTTTTACTCGGGACAGGTCTTGGCTTTATGATGGCTTTAGCAGCGGATGTTGCATTATTTGATGTTCCTGCTGAAAGCCAAAATAACGCATCAGGTATTATTACAACTGGTGAGACATTAGGTTCATCAATGGGTACAGCAATTATTGGAATAATTCTAATTCTTGGAGTTATGGGTGGTATTAGTACTGCAGTCGATACCTATGCACCCGATTATTCAGGAAACGAGCAATTCCATCAGGAGATCTATGATTACTTCCAAAAATTAGATACTATAGAGGGACAAGATAGTGTTGTTGTGAATACTGCAGATATAATTATTCAGAATGCAATGGCATCCGTAATGTATGCATTAGCTGCCGTGTTAGTAGTTATTTTAATTATAACGCTGCGGATAAAAGATAAAAATATTAAAAAACAATGA
- a CDS encoding ABC transporter transmembrane domain-containing protein: MKKFLSDALKFQWKTIIIIFALLIIQTFFQMEIIDLFSIALTGVKEQKIGLLFKSGLYMLVYTAFVMISIYAVSFLSTRVASKAAYTIREKIFHILMNLPDEEIANFKISGLTTRSTRGMSSEQGFIVIILTQLMLIPVTLTAIIYEIALIDGTYAIFFLSFVGVIALLVIFRMKQIVKIFFRAKKTYGKLNLMFLSKITDIALKIPFNKQEYEVEFEKACENSYDKNVKYILSQYYLGPVLLWGLYAVVLITFAMINSGYTIGFETDSVIDSFIILIYVAYFVSTLTFVPALIDRWPRAYATSVRLEEVLNIEDKIIKSENTNDHPKEIEIAEGDIDCEDKGIWAERKDIFQKFRRILKDDKAKTIISMILLTASTLCMVYAPKVAGKTVDLLSSNVNSSNDFAIYTNLALLLALYSVGYLFKVPPKRIMGVIGEKVAYNLRMKLFDKLDAVGSGFIQENSKGQILSRLNNDVMNIREFVSFRISEIFAQILSIVLVMVLMVMTDFRLSLIYLMILPVYVICFYLCDYKSKYYYDGHQKHLGRLMSYFERGLSNRDSFHEKGFKKINQTVIDYYAKSRNVTNVMEPITIFLTNVSNITVYMAGVYLLSVNEIQLGTLLAVIMYGQLMTKPIKKLSASMASIETAFSSIKRIFAIIDYQKEE; the protein is encoded by the coding sequence ATGAAAAAGTTTTTAAGTGATGCATTAAAATTCCAATGGAAAACAATAATAATCATTTTTGCATTACTCATTATTCAGACATTTTTTCAAATGGAGATAATTGATTTGTTCAGCATAGCTTTAACTGGAGTTAAAGAACAGAAAATAGGCTTGCTTTTCAAATCAGGATTATACATGTTAGTGTATACTGCCTTTGTGATGATTTCCATTTATGCTGTCTCTTTTCTCTCAACAAGAGTGGCTTCAAAAGCAGCATATACAATACGTGAGAAAATATTTCATATTCTAATGAACTTGCCTGATGAGGAAATTGCCAACTTTAAAATTTCAGGGCTAACCACACGGTCAACCAGAGGAATGTCCTCAGAACAGGGATTTATAGTGATAATACTCACACAATTAATGCTGATTCCAGTTACACTCACAGCAATTATATATGAAATAGCATTGATTGATGGGACTTATGCGATATTCTTCTTGTCATTTGTTGGTGTTATTGCCCTTCTTGTAATTTTTAGAATGAAACAAATTGTAAAAATATTTTTCAGAGCTAAAAAGACATATGGGAAGTTAAACCTGATGTTTCTCTCCAAAATCACCGATATTGCCCTCAAGATTCCATTTAATAAACAGGAGTATGAAGTTGAATTTGAAAAGGCATGTGAGAATTCATATGATAAAAACGTTAAGTATATCTTAAGTCAATATTACCTGGGCCCAGTATTATTATGGGGTTTATATGCTGTTGTTCTGATTACATTTGCAATGATCAATTCCGGGTACACTATTGGCTTTGAAACTGACAGTGTAATTGATTCATTTATTATTCTGATATATGTTGCATACTTCGTTTCTACATTGACATTTGTTCCAGCTTTAATTGATAGGTGGCCACGTGCATATGCCACTTCCGTGCGTTTAGAGGAAGTCCTGAACATTGAAGATAAAATCATAAAATCTGAAAACACAAATGACCATCCAAAAGAAATAGAAATCGCTGAGGGTGATATTGATTGTGAGGATAAGGGCATATGGGCTGAAAGAAAAGATATCTTCCAAAAATTCCGCAGAATATTGAAAGACGATAAGGCCAAAACAATAATATCAATGATTTTACTCACGGCATCTACATTGTGCATGGTTTATGCTCCTAAAGTTGCAGGAAAGACGGTTGATTTATTGAGTTCTAACGTGAATTCATCTAACGATTTTGCCATCTACACTAATCTTGCCTTGTTGTTGGCATTATATTCTGTAGGGTATCTGTTTAAAGTACCTCCAAAGAGAATCATGGGAGTTATTGGTGAAAAGGTTGCATATAATTTAAGAATGAAATTATTTGATAAACTTGATGCTGTTGGTTCAGGATTCATTCAGGAAAATTCAAAGGGTCAGATTCTATCTAGATTAAACAATGATGTGATGAACATCAGGGAGTTCGTTTCTTTCCGTATTTCTGAAATTTTTGCGCAAATCCTATCGATAGTCCTTGTAATGGTATTGATGGTGATGACAGACTTTAGATTGAGCTTAATATATCTGATGATACTGCCTGTTTATGTGATTTGCTTTTATTTATGTGATTATAAATCTAAATACTATTACGATGGTCATCAAAAGCATTTGGGGCGATTGATGAGCTATTTTGAAAGAGGCCTGTCAAATCGTGATTCATTCCATGAAAAAGGATTTAAAAAAATCAACCAAACTGTAATTGACTATTATGCAAAATCTCGAAATGTTACTAATGTTATGGAGCCTATTACGATCTTTTTAACAAATGTAAGTAATATAACTGTTTATATGGCAGGTGTTTACTTGTTATCAGTTAATGAAATACAGCTGGGAACCTTATTGGCAGTTATTATGTATGGACAATTGATGACAAAACCTATTAAGAAACTAAGTGCCTCAATGGCTTCTATTGAAACTGCATTTTCAAGCATCAAGAGGATATTTGCGATTATTGACTATCAAAAAGAGGAATAA